TTGAAAATAACCTGTATGATGTAGCTGATATGAACGATAACCTCACCCGTATGGTACTGAACCCTGATGTAGTGGTTCGTAGCCGTGGTGTGATGGAAAAATGTTCATTCTGTGTGCAGCGTTTGCAGGAAGCTAAACTGGATGCGAAGAAAGCAGGTCACCCAATGAAAGATGGTGCTGCTAAAACTGCCTGCCAGCAAGCTTGCGGTGCTGATGCGATCGTTTTTGGTAACATCAACGATAAGAATAGCGAAATCTACAAGATCCGTAACGAGGAGCAAACAGAAAGAATGTACTATGTGTTGGAAGAAACACACGTACTGCCTTCTATCAGCTACCTGGCTAAGATCAGAAATAAAGATGCCGCTCCTAAAGCAGAATCTGCACATAAGGAAGAAGCGCATCACGCTTAATATCTTTTAACAGGTCATCGTTAAGAGAAAAGACAGAGTAAGAAGTCACAGAATCTGAGATCATAACAAAAGACAAGGGCTAGTAGCTAGAAGCTAGCAGCTAAAGCTTATAGAATATGAATTTAAAATACGAATCCACACTGAGAGAACCTTTGGTAGACGGGGTTAAGGATTATCACCAGGTAACGGAAGATATCATCAGTCCCATTGAAGGGAAGCCTGGGAAATTGTGGTATGTAGGCTTTTTTATTTCACTGACACTGTTGGGCTTTGGTGCATTCTCAGTGTTTTGGCAGATCTATTTCGGTGTTGGTGTGTGGAACCTGAATAAAACTGTGGGTTGGGGTTGGGATATTACCAACTTCGTATGGTGGGTAGGTATTGGTCACGCCGGTACACTGATCTCCGCTATCCTCCTCTTGTTCCGCCAGGGTTGGCGTACAGGGGTGAACCGTGCGGCAGAAGCCATGACCATCTTTGCGGTAATGTGCGCAGGCCAGTTCCCGATTATTCACATGGGTCGTGTATGGATGGCGTTCTTTATCCTGCCTTATCCTAATACCCGTGGTTCAGTATGGGTAAACTTTAACTCCCCGCTCCTTTGGGACGTATTTGCGATCTCTACTTACTTTACCGTTTCCCTGTTGTTCTGGTACTCTGGTCTGTTACCGGATTTCGCTACCGTTCGTGACAGGGCTAAAACTAAATTACGCAAGTTATTATACGGTGTGGCCTCTTTTGGCTGGACAGGTTCTACCAAACACTGGCAACGTCATGAGTCGCTGTCATTAGTACTGGCAGGTCTGGCTACACCACTGGTACTGTCTGTACACACGATTGTATCTTTTGACTTTGCCACTTCCGTAATTCCCGGTTGGCATACCACCATCTTCCCTCCTTACTTTGTGGCGGGTGCGATCTTCTCGGGATTTGCGATGGTACAAACACTGCTGATCATCACACGTAAAATATTACACCTGGAAGAATATATTACCCTGGGCCATATGGAGGCCATGAACAAGGTAATTGTACTGACGGGTTCTATTGTAGGTTGTGCTTACCTGACTGAGTTATTCATGGCATGGTATGGCGCTAACCCTTACGAATTTGATTCCTTCTTTAAATATCGTGCTGCCGGTCCGTTGGGTTGGTCTTACTATATCATGATGACGTGTAACGTTGTTACACCGCAGGTATTCTGGTTCCGCAAAATGAGAAGAAGCGTAACCGTGACTTTCATCATGTCTATTATTGTGAACATCGGTATGTGGTTTGAACGTTTTGTAATCATCTGTACTTCCCTGTACCGCGATTACCTGCCATCCAGCTGGGCATACTATCGTCCGTCCTGGCCTGAAGTAGGTTTCTACATGGGTACATTCGGTTTGTTCTTCACCTGCTATTTCCTGTTTGCCAAATACTTCCCGGTAATTGCGCTGGCAGAAATCAAGGCAATCCTGAAAACTTCCGGAGAAAACTTTAAAGAGAAAATGGAAGTATACGAAGAAGAGACACCGGAGAAGTTTGCTCATGATGCAGCACATGCACACTAAAAGATGAATAGACAGAATTAATTACTTGGAATTTGAATTTTTAAATATATGGCTGTTAAAAATTTTGTTGTAGGCTTGTTTGACGATGAGGCAGTGTTGTTTCCAGCGGTAAAAAAAGTACGTACCGCCGGCTACAAGTTGCACGATGTATACACTCCTTTTCCTGTTCACGGCCTTGATCATGCAATGGGTTTAAGAGAAACCAGCCTTCATACAGCAGGTTTCATATACGGCATCACAGGTACCACTACGGCATTAGGTTTCATGAGTTGGGTATTTAATGTAGACTGGCCGCTGAATATTGGTGGTAAACCACATTTCCCGTTACCGGCATTTATTCCGATCACCTTTGAGCTGACGGTATTATTTTCAGCAGTGGGTATGGTATATACTTTCTGCTGGCTTTGCCAGATCATGCCAGGCGTGAAAAAACACATTTTTCACCCCAGACAGACAGATGACAAGTTTGTAATGGTTATTGAACTGACAGAAAAAACCAATGCCGAGGAAGTGAAGAGTTTCCTTGCTGCTGCAGGTGCACATGAGATCAATGAGCAGCGGGCTGAAGCAGGATGGTGGTTCGGAAGGTTTGATAAGGATGATGAGCCTTATCTCCGTCAGGTCCAGACCACAAACGCTTAATTACAATAACAGCTAAAATATACAGTTGCGACATTAGGATTTGAGCAAGCAAGAACTAATGAAAGCTAGATAAATAATTTCTGATGAAAAGGACTTCCAACATATTGATTGTAGCCGCATTGGCAACTGGAGCTTTCCTGGCAGCCTGTAATAAGGGGGAGCACAACAGAAAGCCCGGCAGGATTTATATGCCCGACATGTATCAATCCCGTGCGTATGAATTTTACAGTGCTCGTTTGTCAGGCCTTAAGCCAGTGGAAGGAACAGTAAAAAGAGGTGAACTATTGCCATACCATCTGAAAGAATCAGATACGGCGCTGGCGAATCTGGTGAAGAATCCGTTGGCTATTACACCGGCAGATCTGAAAGAAGGAGAGCGTATTTTCAATATTTACTGCGGCATTTGCCACGGTACTGCGCTGGATGGCAACGGACCTCTTTATAAAGGTGGCGACGGCCCTTACCCCGCAGCCCCTGCCAACCTGGTTGCCGGTGCAAAATCCGGTTACACAGAAGGCCGCCTGTTTCACGTAATGACTTATGGCTATAACATGATGGGTAGCTACGCCAGTCAGCTCGACAGAGCACAACGCTGGCAGATTGCTGCTTATATAAAGAGCAAACAGCCTGGTGCAGTAGCCCAGCCTTCTGCTGAAACGGCTCCTGCTAAAGATAGCGCGGCAGCTAAATAAGAGAGTTAAAACTGAATTTCAATCAAGTATTTTAATATACAGTAATGAAAGACCAATTTGTAGTACCGGCAAGATTAAAAAGGACCAGCTTCGTGTTAATGGGCGTGGGCTTGCTGACTTTATTGATCGGATTAATTGCGTTTCGAGGTGAGAACGCGGCACGGTTCTGGGCCGGTCTGTTGCAAAACAGCAGCTACTTTTTGCTGATTACATTGGCCAGTACCTTCTTTATAGCAGCTACTACCCTGGCGCATGGTGGTTGGCAAATTGCCTTCCGTCGTATTCCTGAAGCTATTTCAATGGCAGTACCTGCATTGTCTGCCATCTTGTTTGTAATTGTAATGATCCTGGTGTTTGGCGGGAAAGATGAAGTTTACCACTGGGTAAATGCACACCACGTTGCGGAAGATAAGATCCTTTCCTGGAAAGCTCCTTTCCTGAGTAAAAGCTTCTTCACAACTGCTACCGTTATCACCCTGGCATTGTGGATCTGGTTTACGCTGAAACTGCGTAAAATGTCCATCGAAGAAGATGGATGGGATCTGCGTCCTGAAACCGGCCGCAAACTGCTCTGGAGAAATACCGTTATTTGTGGCGGCTTCCTGGTAATATATACTCTGAGCGTAGGCTCTACCACTCCATGGATGTGGTTGATGAGCCTCGATGCACACTGGTTCTCTACCATGTACAGCTGGTATACTTTCGCAAGCACCTGGGTTGCCGGTCTGGCACTGATATCACTGTTCGTTGTTTACCTGAAAAAACAAGGGTACCTTTCTTTTGTAAATGAAGAACACCTGCACGATCTGGGTAAATTCATGTTTGCTTTCAGCATCTTCTGGACTTACCTGTGGTTCTCCCAGTACATGCTGATCTGGTATGCCAACATGCCGGAAGAAACAGAATATTTCCAGCCACGTGTATGGGGCGAATGGAGACCGATTTTCTTCCTGAACCTGCTGATCAACTTTGTTGCTCCGTTGTTGTTCCTGATGAAAAGAGATACTAAACGTAATTATACTGCCATTGTATTCATCGCTATTGTGATCATTTTCGGTCACTGGCTGGATTTCTGGCAGATGGTTTATCCGGCTACCGTAAAATCCCTGGTATTCCCTTGGTATGAATTCGGTCTCGGACTGGGTTTCGTAGGACTGATCATTTTCCTGGTTGCCAACCAGCTTACTAAAGCTTCTCTGGTTCCGAAAAATCATCCATATCTGAAAGAAAGTATCGTTCACCACACCTAAGCGTGTGACGGAGATTAGGCAATAGAAAAGCATTAGATAACTTAATTATTTCATATAGCAATGTCAGGATTATTAGCAGTCTTAGTTGTTGTTCTCATATTCATAGTCATCTTCCAGATTTCGAAGGCGAGCGAATATGTGTCCATATTGAAGGGAGAAAAGAAAGCGCGCCAGCAAAGTAACCGTATAAATGGTTATCTGCTGATAGCATTCCTGGTGCTGGGGCTTATTGGCGTTTACTACTGTAATGATTTGCTGAAAGGCAAAATCCTGGGTGAGTCTGCATCCGTGCAGGGGGAAGGGGTAGATACCCTTATCTACGTAACACTGGCTATCACCGGTATCGTATTCGTAGTTACACAGATCCTTTTATTCTGGTTCGCATTTAAATACCAGGAAAAAGAAGGGCAGCAAGCATTTTACTTCCCGCATAATAATAAACTGGAAGTGATCTGGACCGTTATCCCGGCCATCGCGCTCACCGTATTGGTGGCCTTTGGTTTGAAACACTGGTTCCAGTTAACTTCTGATGCTCCCAAAGATGCAGCAATAGTGGAAATTACCGGTAAACAATTTAACTGGCTTATCCGCTACCCCGGTAAAGATGGTCAGCTGGGCCGCCGCGATTTCAAGAAAATCGACGAAGCAGCCAGCAACCCACTGGGTATGGACTGGGACGATCAACTGGGTAAAGACGACTTCATGGCAACAGAAGTCCACCTGGTAGTAAACAAACCGGTAAAATTTGTAATTGGTTCACGCGATGTTATCCATGACGTAGGTTTACCTCACTTCCGTATGAAAATGGATGCGGTTCCGGGTATCCCAACTACCCTGTGGTTTACACCTAAGTATACGACCAAGGAAATGAGGGAAAAAACCGGCAACCCTGATTTTACCTATGAAATTGCCTGCGATCAGATGTGTGGTGTTGGTCACTACTCCATGAGAGGAGTGATTGTGGTGGAAACTCAGGAGGAATATGACGCCTGGGTGATAAAACAGCCATTACAGTATGCACTGGCTCATCCCGCTGCTGCACCGGCTTCGCCTGATGCACCTAAAGCAGATAGCACGCAAAAAACTGTGGCTGCCAATACCAAGTAAGCCGTAATTTTGTGTAGAAGATTTTTTTGACGCAGTAATTAAAAAACTAAAATAAAAACTGACAAACGATAATACTTCCCGGGAGTTAGTTTATTAATAAATCGAACAGATTATGAGTAACGAAGCAACATTGCACAGTCAACAGGAGGTAATGCACGGCGCGCATGAGCATCATGATCATGAGCACCATCATGAAGACAGTTTCATTTCGAAGTATGTGTTCAGCATGGACCACAAAATGATCGCCAAACAATTCCTGATCACGGGTATTATCTGGGCTATCATTGGTGCCTTCTTTTCTGTATTGTTCCGTTTGCAACTGGGCTTTCCCGATGCTACTTTCCCCTGGCTGGAAAGCATACTGGGTCACTGGGCCAAAGGTGGCCGTATAACTCCCGAAGCCTACTATGCATTAGTAACAATGCACGGCACAATTCTCGTATTCTTTGTATTAACAGCCGGATTAAGCGGCACCTTCTCGAATCTCCTGATTCCTTTGCAGGTAGGTGCACGTGATATGGCTTCTCCTTTCATGAACTGTCTGAGCTACTGGTTCTTCTTCACGGCCAGCCTGGTAATGATGGCTTCCCTGTTTGTACAAACGGGTCCTGCTTCCGGAGGGTGGACAATGTATCCGCCACTGAGTGCATTGGGAGATGCTGCTATCGGTTCTAAAATAGGGGTGGATTTGTGGTTAACCAGTATGGCGCTGTTTGTTGTTTCTCAGCTGCTGGGTGGTTTGAACTACATCTCTACACTGCTGAATATGCGTACCAAAGGGATGAGCATGACCAAAATGCCATTAACAATCTGGTCATTCTTCTTTACTGCCGTATTAGGCGTATTGTCTTTCCCTGTTCTGCTGTCAGGTTTCATCCTGCTGCTGATGGATCGTCACGCTGGCACCAGCTTCTACCTGTCTGATATCTTTATCGCTGGTAAAGCACTGGCAAACGAAGGCGGTAGTGCTATCCTCTATCAACATTTATTCTGGTTCCTGGGTCACCCTGAGGTATATATTATCATTCTCCCTGCCATGGGTATGGTGTCTGAAGTACTGGCGGTTAGCGCACGCAAACCAATCTTCGGTTACCTCGCCATGATCGGTTCCCTGTTCGCCATTTGTATCCTGGCCTTCCTGGTTTGGGCGCACCATATGTTCGTAACAGGACTGAATCCGTTCCTCGGTGCATTCTTCGTACTCTTAACATTATTGATCGCAGTACCGTCCGCCATCAAGGTATTTAACTGGATCACCACCATATGGAAAGGAAATATCCGCTTTACACCGGCTTCCCTGTTCTCTATCGGTTTTGTGAGCACTTTTATCTCCGGTGGTTTAACAGGTATCTGGTTAGGTAACTCTTCTATCGATATTCACCTGCATGATACCATGTTTGTGATCGCCCACTTCCACATTGTAATGGGTGTATCTGCTTTCTTTGGTATGTTTGCCGGTATCTACCACTGGTTCCCTAAACTGTATGGCCGTTTCATGAATAACACCATCGGGTATATCCACTTCTGGATTACCATGATTGGTTCTTACCTGATCTTCTGGCCTATGCACTACGAAGGCATGGCGGGTATGCCAAGAAGGTATTATGATGTATCCGGATGGTCATCATTCAACCAATTCCATGGATTGAACGAATTTATCAGTATCGTGGTAATCCTGGTATTTGCTGTACAGCTGTTGTTCGTTTTCAACTTCTTCTACAGTATCTTCAAAGGAAGAAAAATGACGGAACTGAACCCATGGAAAGCTACTTCACTGGAATGGACTACACCTATTCACGCCGGTCACGGTAATTGGCCTGGCGAAATTCCGGAAGTATACCGTTGGGCTTATGATTACAGTAAGGATGGAAGGGATTTCATTCCACAAACTGAGCCTATAGGACCGAATGAATCAGAACACTAAAATATATTCAGGATGCCGGAAGAGCGGTTTAACATAACCTTTCTTCCGGAATCCGGTTCACTGTGAGTTTGTAAATTTGTTCCGGATTAAAACCCGGAATGTGGATAGAAAAAACATGTTGCAAGAAAACTCCATAAAGTTGTCGTCATCGTATGCAGTAGCGAGTAAGGTGAAAGATTACTCTCAGTTAATGAAGTTTAATCTCACCTTCATGGTGGTGTTTTCATCTGTGGTAGGATATCTGCTGGTGCCTGGTGTGGAGTTTAATCTCGTTAAAGTTCTTTTATTATTTGCCGGTGGGTTGCTGGTTTCCGGATCAGCGAATACCATCAACCAGATATGGGAAAAAAATACGGACAAGTTAATGGCACGCACAGCTCCGCGTCCTTTACCTTCCGGTCGGATGACTGAAGGAGAAGCGATCGGAATAGCGGTGATAACCGGTTTGGCAGGTACATTTATCATGGCCTATTGCTTTAACTGGCTGAGTGCTGTACTAAGTCTGGCTTCTTTGATCATATATGGTTTTGTATATACACCATGGAAGAAATGGAATTCACTGGCTGTGTTAGTGGGTGCTATTCCGGGTGCTTTACCGCCGTTAATCGGTTGGGCGGCAGGCTCCAATAGCATTAGTGAAGATGGCTGGTCTTTATTTGCTATCCAGTTTCTGTGGCAGTTCCCGCATTTCTGGGCTATTGCCTGGATTGCGCATAAAGATTATACCAGAGCGGGTTTCAAGCTATTACCTGCAAACGGTGAACCCAACAGGTTTACTGCTTTACAGGCTGCCACGTATGCATTATTGCTGATACCGGCAGGCGTAGCACCTTACCTGTTAAAGATCACAGGTGGTATTTCTGCCATCGTGGCTATCCTTGCAGGGCTGTTTTTTCTGTACCGGGCTATTAACCTGTACAGAAAGAATGATGTTCCTGCGGCGCGTAAACTGATGTTCGGTTCTTATATTTATCTGACCGTTATTCAGCTGGCACAGCTGCTTGACAAGGTTTAAAAAAGAAGGAGTGATGCATACAATGAGCATACAACGTAAAAAAATACATCCGCATAAATATTCCCTATGGATAGCAATGGGTAGCATTACCATGATGTTCATCGGGTTTACCAGTGCGTACGTTGTGAAGAGATCACAGGCAAACTGGCTGGCATTTGAATTGCCGCATATTTTCTGGTTATCTACTGCCGTAATTTTACTGAGTAGTTTAACCATTCACCTGGCTTTAAAGCAATTTAAAGAAAGGAATATGCAGCGTTACAAGCAGCTGATCACTATCACAGCAATACTGGGCGTAGCATTTGCCGTGTGTCAATGGATTGGTTTCATGCAGTTGAAATCTGTGGGGCTACCCCTGAACGGGCCGGTTTCGGCTTCATTTATTTATGTAATCGTAGGCGTACACATGTTGCACGTATTGGGTGGTGTAGTTGCACTACTCGTTATGTTTGGCAGGGCCTACAGAACCCGTGTACGCACCTATAGCGCAGTGCCCATTGAAGTGGCAGCCACTTACTGGCATTTCGTGGACATACTGTGGATTTACCTGTTAATTTTTTTAAGTATCGCCAGATAAACTTTGTAAAATTTTATAAAACTAACAATGGATACAGCAGTTACAGCGAAGAAAAAATGGTGGGCCGGAGGATATTCTCCCTTTAATGTGAGCTATGGCAAGTTGATGATGTGGTACTTCCTGATGTCAGATGCGTTCACTTTCGGCGCCTTGTTGATATCATATGGTACCATCCGGTTTTCCAGCACCTCCTGGCCTGATCCCAATGAAGTGTTCAAATCATTTCCCGGCATGGGCCATGCCAATATGCCGCTGGTATTTGTGAGCTTAATGACCTTCATTCTCATCATGAGTTCTGTAACCATGGTACTGGCTGTACATGCCGGTCACATGAGAGATAAGAAAACCGTCGCCAAATGGCTTATCTGGACAATCATAGGCGGTTTCGCCTTCCTGAGCTGTCAGGCATGGGAATGGACACACTTGTACCATGAAGGTGCCTGGTGGGGTCGTAACCCTTTCCCAAACATCGATGGCACAGTTGCTTCCACTAACTTTACCAACTTCTTCTTTACCATTACCGGTTTCCACGGCTTGCACGTAACTTCCGGTGTGATACTGAATATCGTTATCCTCGCCAACGTACTGAAAGGTACTTATGAAAACAGAGGCCACTACGAGATGGTGGAAAAAGTAGGTCTGTACTGGCACTTTGTAGATCTGGTATGGGTATTCGTGTTCACTTGCTTCTACCTGCTCTAAGTCGTACAGGTAAGTAAATGAATACATGGTTTGTTATTGATGATTTGAATCTGATTTTAGAATTTATTTAATTTAAATAGTAATGGAGCATACTCATACTGCAGAAGGGCATGAAAATGCACACGGTGGGTCTACCAAAGCGATCTGGAGAACATTCTGGATTCTGCTGTTTATCACGATGATAGAAGTAGGTTTGGCATTTTTGCACCTGGAAACAGGTTTCCCAAGCAGAGTACTGTTAAACGCCGTATTTGTGGGTCTTACAGTATTGAAGGCATTTTATATCGTGGCTGAATTTATGCACCTCGGCTCTGAGATAAAAAACCTGATCTATACAATAATGTTACCTTTACTGCTGTTTGTATGGTTCATCATCGCTTTTCTCTATGAAGGTAATTCATGGAAAAATATGATCAAGGACCTCAAACCAGGTACACCTATTGAAGCAACAAAGGCACCTGTTAAAGAAGCAGCACACGGACATTACTAGTTTTTACAGCTAAAATTATAAGTATCATTTCTAGCAGGGCTATTTTAGGAGTTTCGTTGGCAATATTGGTGCCCTTGATCGGTTATCTCATTGTAGATCACTACGGAAGAAATGTAATACCGATACCCGGTTATTTTATTCCCGAGAGAGTTGATACCCTTGTAAAAGATGGGAAGACTACTTATGATACCGTTTTTCATAAGATCAGCGACTTTGAAATGACCAATCAGTTAGGTCAGAAAGTAAGCCTGAGCAACCTGGAAGGAAAAGTATTACTTGTTGATTTCTTTTTTACTTCCTGTCCTTCTATCTGTCCTACTTTGACAAAAAACCTGAGAAAGGTCCAGAGCGCCTACGTAAAGAACGATACTTTACTGCAAATCCTCTCCTTTTCAGTAGACCCCGTAAGGGATTCGGTAGACAAACTACGTAAATACGGGTATGAATACCAGGTGAATCCTGATAACTGGTGGTTGCTGACCGGTGATAAGAAAAAGATCTATGATCTTGCCCGGAATGACTTTTTTGTTTCAGTAACAGAAGGTGACGGCGGCCCGGATGATTTTATTCATACGGAGAAGCTGGTACTGATTGATAAAGACAGGAACATCAGGGGATATTATAACGGACTCGATTCCAATGCCGTAAAACGTTGTGCAGCAGATATTGCTACCCTGCACCTCGAAAAAGGCAGACACCGTCCCGGATTTATGCAATTCCTGAAAAAAATATTTTCCGGAGCAGAGTGATAAAACAATATTTTGTGAAAGGTGGATAAAGAAAGGTTCTTCACCTTTCCTTGTCCACCTTTCACATTTTTTATGATATATGCAGCTAAAAGATAAAAATCTCAATACACCAATTGCCATCGTCTCGGTTGTTATTCCGGTGCTGGTGGCGGCATTGTTCTTTTTACCGAAGCCGGATATGCATCCTGGCTTTGATGTGAAGATCCTGCCCTTCTTTCATGCCATCCTCAACTCTACTACAGCGGTGTTGCTGCTGGCCAGCCTGTATTTTATAAAGAACGGCCGGGTAACGGCGCATAAAAGAACCAACCTGGTTGCGGTAAGTTTATCTGCCATCTTCCTGTTGTCGTATGTTACTTACCATTCGCTGGCGCCTGAAACCCGCTTTGGCGACGTAGATCATAACGGCGTGGTGGATGCAGCTGAAATAGCCATGCTGGGAGGAATCCGTTACCTCTATTATTTCCTGCTGCTTACACACATCGTGTTGGCCGCGGTGATAGTGCCACTGGTGCTTTTTACTTTGCTGCGCGGCTTTCAGAACGATATTCCCCGCCACCGTAAAATAGCGCGTATCACCTGGCCTATCTGGTTTTATGTATCGATTACCGGTGTGATCGTGTATATCATGATTTCTCCTTACTACCATTGATATAATTAAGGAAGATTTTTAGGGGAGATGCCCTAATTTTGTTGAATCAAAATATGTTGACATGAAGAAGTTGTGTTTGCTATTGCTTACAGGTGTATTGACGATGATGAGTACTTCGCTGATGGCACAGTGTTCTCTCTGTACCAAAACGGCGCAACAGTTGGGAGAAGGCCCTGCTAAAGGATTGAACAACGGTATCCTGATGCTGGCATTAACACCCCTTGCCATTATTGGTTTCCTCGCTTTCCGCTGGTGGAGAAGCAACAAGGAAGCCTGAATATAGCAGGATGGCTATACTGCATGCATGGTGAACCGGTAGTAAATAGCCTTTCATTTTTCTACACCCCGAGCAACTATGATTACCTACAGAAAAGCAGATATAAGGGATATCTCGCAGGTAACCCATTTGCGGTTACAGTTTCTGAAAGAAGTATACCCTAAAGCTGATCTTTCCCAGGACAGTGTGCTGATTGATCAGTTAACAGCGTATATGTCAGAACATCTTCCCAAAGGCGATTTTGTGAACTGGTTTGCCGAACACACAGGCAAGGCAGTGGCCAGCGCCGGTATTGTTTTTTATAATCAGCCGCCATTGTACCACAACATGGAGGGAAAGGTGGCTTACATCCTCAATGTATATACACTCCCCCACTACCGCCGGAAAGGGATAGCAAAGGTTTTGCTGGATAAAATTATGGAAGAAGCCCGGCAGCGCAATGTGGGCAAAGTTAGTTTGCATACAAGCGCCGACGGACGTGCATTATACGAACAGCTGGGCTTTCTGGCCAGTGATAGTGAAATGACCTTCCAGCTGCCCCGTATACAGTGAGTGATAATGTTATTCCTCTTCTTCTCTCAGTTCAAATACCGGGCAATCTACCCGTAGATCGGCCTGTTTCATAGGTAATTTGAACAGGGTGCAATAATGTCCTTTTTTCACGGTATAGTGTTGACAATTAAAGCACATGTGCTGTGTGGTGATGACCGCCTGCTGATTGAGCTGATAGATCAGCTGCATCAGCTGTTCCAATAGCGCCGCCTGTTCTTTGGCCGGCGCCATTTCCACTGTTTCCAGCAAAGGAAGGGCAAAGTGCTCCACCTTTTTGGCGACAGTGCGGCCTTCCTTTAAAAGTTGTAGGAAGTGACTGCGTGTGTCTTTGGTGCTTGGCTTTCTGACCAGGTACTGCTTCTGTTCAAGGGATTTAACGGCATCACTGATCGTAGCCTTCGTCATATTAAAATGTGACGCTAACGAGGTGACGGTCCGTTTTTCCTCCGGGTAATGAAGCAAAAAGGTAAGTACCTGGATCTGTATGGGACTCAAACCATACTGTGTAGCCTCCTGCCATAAGAGTACACGGAAGGCCTCCGAGAGGCGCTCTAGTGCTACAACTACTTTGCTCGATGTATGTTCTGCCTGCTGAGCGGGGCTGAATGTGGAAACTTTCCCCATATTTTTATGCTATCCTTAAAAGTTAGCCAGGCAAGGTACAATATAAAAGCATCGCTGTAAATAACATCTTAGTGACATACTTTGTAAAATGGCAACTTATCATGGTGGCCAAAAACGTCTTTCAGTAGCGCCTTTTCGGTGAATGGTTACCTATTAAAATTAGACAGATTGCTCCGGCGGATAAGTCCACAAAAGCAAGCTAAAGCTAACCGCTTTGTACCACGCCTGATGCATGCGTGCTGTTTCTGTAGTAGTATAACCGGCAGTATTCAGAAAATACCTGCCTGCCTCACTGATCGGAAAAATG
The Chitinophaga sp. MM2321 DNA segment above includes these coding regions:
- the cyoE gene encoding heme o synthase is translated as MLQENSIKLSSSYAVASKVKDYSQLMKFNLTFMVVFSSVVGYLLVPGVEFNLVKVLLLFAGGLLVSGSANTINQIWEKNTDKLMARTAPRPLPSGRMTEGEAIGIAVITGLAGTFIMAYCFNWLSAVLSLASLIIYGFVYTPWKKWNSLAVLVGAIPGALPPLIGWAAGSNSISEDGWSLFAIQFLWQFPHFWAIAWIAHKDYTRAGFKLLPANGEPNRFTALQAATYALLLIPAGVAPYLLKITGGISAIVAILAGLFFLYRAINLYRKNDVPAARKLMFGSYIYLTVIQLAQLLDKV
- a CDS encoding cytochrome c oxidase subunit 3 — translated: MHTMSIQRKKIHPHKYSLWIAMGSITMMFIGFTSAYVVKRSQANWLAFELPHIFWLSTAVILLSSLTIHLALKQFKERNMQRYKQLITITAILGVAFAVCQWIGFMQLKSVGLPLNGPVSASFIYVIVGVHMLHVLGGVVALLVMFGRAYRTRVRTYSAVPIEVAATYWHFVDILWIYLLIFLSIAR
- a CDS encoding cytochrome c oxidase subunit 3, with translation MDTAVTAKKKWWAGGYSPFNVSYGKLMMWYFLMSDAFTFGALLISYGTIRFSSTSWPDPNEVFKSFPGMGHANMPLVFVSLMTFILIMSSVTMVLAVHAGHMRDKKTVAKWLIWTIIGGFAFLSCQAWEWTHLYHEGAWWGRNPFPNIDGTVASTNFTNFFFTITGFHGLHVTSGVILNIVILANVLKGTYENRGHYEMVEKVGLYWHFVDLVWVFVFTCFYLL
- a CDS encoding cytochrome C oxidase subunit IV family protein; the protein is MEHTHTAEGHENAHGGSTKAIWRTFWILLFITMIEVGLAFLHLETGFPSRVLLNAVFVGLTVLKAFYIVAEFMHLGSEIKNLIYTIMLPLLLFVWFIIAFLYEGNSWKNMIKDLKPGTPIEATKAPVKEAAHGHY
- a CDS encoding SCO family protein is translated as MIGYLIVDHYGRNVIPIPGYFIPERVDTLVKDGKTTYDTVFHKISDFEMTNQLGQKVSLSNLEGKVLLVDFFFTSCPSICPTLTKNLRKVQSAYVKNDTLLQILSFSVDPVRDSVDKLRKYGYEYQVNPDNWWLLTGDKKKIYDLARNDFFVSVTEGDGGPDDFIHTEKLVLIDKDRNIRGYYNGLDSNAVKRCAADIATLHLEKGRHRPGFMQFLKKIFSGAE
- a CDS encoding DUF420 domain-containing protein, with the translated sequence MQLKDKNLNTPIAIVSVVIPVLVAALFFLPKPDMHPGFDVKILPFFHAILNSTTAVLLLASLYFIKNGRVTAHKRTNLVAVSLSAIFLLSYVTYHSLAPETRFGDVDHNGVVDAAEIAMLGGIRYLYYFLLLTHIVLAAVIVPLVLFTLLRGFQNDIPRHRKIARITWPIWFYVSITGVIVYIMISPYYH
- a CDS encoding GNAT family N-acetyltransferase, with product MITYRKADIRDISQVTHLRLQFLKEVYPKADLSQDSVLIDQLTAYMSEHLPKGDFVNWFAEHTGKAVASAGIVFYNQPPLYHNMEGKVAYILNVYTLPHYRRKGIAKVLLDKIMEEARQRNVGKVSLHTSADGRALYEQLGFLASDSEMTFQLPRIQ
- a CDS encoding MarR family winged helix-turn-helix transcriptional regulator: MGKVSTFSPAQQAEHTSSKVVVALERLSEAFRVLLWQEATQYGLSPIQIQVLTFLLHYPEEKRTVTSLASHFNMTKATISDAVKSLEQKQYLVRKPSTKDTRSHFLQLLKEGRTVAKKVEHFALPLLETVEMAPAKEQAALLEQLMQLIYQLNQQAVITTQHMCFNCQHYTVKKGHYCTLFKLPMKQADLRVDCPVFELREEEE